From Hyalangium minutum:
AAACACCACCACGCGCCCGGGGACCTCCTGGAGCACCACCTCTTCCAGGAAGCGCGTCATCCGCTGCACCGGGCCCTGGTCCCGGTTGCGGTTCCACCACTCGGCCGAGTCCGTGTTCAGCTCGAGCTGCTCCTGGATGACGACCAGCAGGCCCACGTACCACTGGTCCGCCGTCACCTGCTTGCCAATGCGCGTCAGGTCAATGATGACCGAGCGGATGCCCTCTTCGTAGAGCTGCTCCGCGGTGCGCACCATCAGGCTGGACTTGCCCATCTGACGCGCCGTCAGCACAAAGGCAAACGTGCCCGCGCGGCACAGCGAGAGCATCTCCGGGTCCGCCCGGCGGGCCAGGTACACGCCTCCGCCCGCCTGCACCGTTCCACCCACTGTGTACAAGCTGGCGTCGCTCACGGTGCGAGTATCTTCGAGCGCTGTCCGAACTGTCCCCTTATTTTGACGGGGTTCCCGAAGGACGTCCGACCCACCGGCCAACCGCTCCTCACTCCGCCGAGCGAATCTGCTCCACGAAGCGCTGCGCCGCCGAGGGCTCCACGCTGTGAGTGCGGGCCAGGTCCTTGGCGATGGTCTCCGGCGCGTCCCCCGAACGAAGCAGCATGCGCACATTGTGCTCGAAAGGACCGAGGAGCTTCTGCGCCTCGTCCCCCGTGGCCACCGTGGCGCGGGAGTCCTCGCGCGGCCGGGCCCGCCCCAGCTCGCTCTGCGCCCGCAGGTAGGTGAGCAGGTTCGAGACCAGGAAGTACCAGGTCATGAAGAACGAGATCATCCCCCACCACCCCAGCGTCACGTTCCGCAACGTGTGGTGCCAGAACGCGCGCTTCAGGCAGCTCCGGCAGAGCTGCCCCTCCGTGGAGTACTCCTGCCGCATGAGCAGCAGTCCCACGTTGTGATGCAGCTCCACATACGCTGAAGGTTCCGCCTGAAGACAGGAGTCACATCGCATGGCCGCCGGAACATAGCTCACTTCAGCTCCAGAACGGATAAGACGCGCGTCCTTCCCCCTCTCTCGGAGCTCCCATGCACCACAGCCGCTTCTGTGCCCTCGTCATCGACTGCAAGGTCGAGGACATCGATGCCGCCGCCACCTTCTGGAGCCAGGCCTTTGGCCGGCCCGTCAACACGCCTCCCCCCGATGCCGGCCCCTACCGCGATCTCGCCGTCTCCCAGGACGAGCCGATGATTCTCCTCCAGAAGGTGGACCATGACAGCCGCGTCCACCTCGACATCGAGACCGATGACATCGAAGCCGAGGTGAAGCGGCTCGAGGCGCTGGGCGCCAAGCGGGTCGCATTCGTCAAGCGCTGGTGGGTGATGGAGGCCCCCACCGGCCAGCGCTTCTGCGTCGTCCGCCCCCAGCGCGGACCGCTCAATGCCCAGAACGCGAATGTCTGGAATGACGCGGCAACCACACCGTGAACGTTGTCCCCTCCCCGGACTCCGAGCGCACCTCGATACGCCCCTGGTGCGCCTGGACGATCTGCCGCGAGATGAAGAGCCCCAGCCCCAGGCTCCCCGTCCCCGTCCTCGCCTCCCGGCCCCGATGAAAGGGCTCGAACAACACCGGGAGCTGAGCGGCGGAAATGGGCGCCCCCTCGTTGTGCACTGCCACGAGCACCCCCTCCTCTTCTCCGCGCACGTCGACCTTGACCGGGGTGCCTGCCGGGCTGTGCTGCACCGCGTTGCCCAGCAGGTTCGCCAGCACCTGCGCCAGCCGATCCGGATCCACATCCAGCGCTCCCTCCGCCTCCACCCGCAGCTCCAAGTGCCGTTCGGGGAACGCGGACTGGAGTTCCTCCACCACCTGCCTCACCAGTTCCCCGGGTGACACCTTGCGCGGGGTCAGAGGAATGCCCCCCACCCGCGCCTGCGTGAAGTCCAGCAGGTCCCGAATCAGCCGGTGCGCCCGATCCGCCGCCGCGTAGATGCGCGTGGCCGCCTTCGCCGTCCGGACATCCAGTTCCTCGCGCTTGATGAGCGTCGACGCCGACAGGGAGATGGCGTTCAGGGGGTTGCGCAGATCGTGGCTGACGATGGCCACCACATCCTCACGCACCTTCACCGCCTCGCGCGCCTCCTGGTAGAGCCGCGCATTGTCGATGGCAATCGCCGCCCGGTCCGCCAACCCCTGCGCCACCGCGATGCTCGAAGCCCGCGACATGCGCCCCGGCTCCAGGGAGGCCAGGTTGAGCACCCCCAGCGTTCGCCCTCGTGCCTTCAGCGGCAGAATCACCGAGGACCGCGGCTCCAGCGCCTCCAACATGGCCCGGTGCTCCGGGCACTGCGCGACGCTGTCCAGCCACTCGGGGGTGATATCGGCCACATGAGGGATGCCCGTCTCGAACACGCGCGCCACCGGGCTCGAGGCTCCCCGCCGCGGCGCGTACGCCATCGCGCTGTGGATGAGCTCCCTCCGAGCCGGCTCCCTCGCCTGCACCTCCACCCGGTGGAGCTGCCCGTCTTCTCTCAGCAGATCCAGCATGCAGTAGTCCGACAGATGCGTCACCGCCAGCAAGGCAATGCTCTTCAACGTCGTGTCCACGTCGAGCGACTGCGCCAGCACTGCCCCCGCCTCCACCAACAGCGCCTGCGCCCGCTCCGCCTCCTGGCGCTGATGGATGTCCTCCACCAGCCGCTCCATCAACTGGGCCTGGATGATCAGCGAGGTGGCTCGCTGCGCCATGGTGCGCAGCAACTGCTGGTCGTCCTCCGAGAAATCGAAGGCCGTGCGCGAGCCCATCTGCGCGACCCCGATCATTTGCCCTTCGTGCAGCAGCGGCACGCCGTAGAGCGCGTGAATCCCCTTGCTGCGAAGACGCGAGCCGCGCCCCAGCGGATCCCTGGACGCGTCCCGCAGCAAGAGCGGCTCTTTCCGTGCGGCCACCGTCCCCGTGAACCCCTCCCCCACTCGCACGGGCTGCCGCGCCTGGACCTCCTCCTCCAGACCGATGGCTGCCCGGACGCGCAGCACGTCCTCCGCGTCCTGAAGGAAGATCGCCACCGAGTCCACCGCGGCCACTGTCTCCAGCAGCACCGTCATCAACTGGGGCAGGAAGGTGTCCAGTTTCCCTGTCCCCAGCGCCGCCGAGGAGACCCGATCCAGCGCCCTCAAGGTGCGCTCCCGGGCCAGAGCAAAGCGGGCCGCCGAGGCGGAGATCACCTCATCGATGGCGCGGTCCAGCTCGCGCACCTCCCGCACGGCGAGAACGCCCGAGACCTCCTGCTCCCACAGCCCCAGGATGGTGTCGCGCAGAGCGCTCAGCTCCTCGGTCGCTGTACGCAAGTCGTAGCCCTCGTCCAGCCTCTCGAGGGCATGCCTGTCCGGCAGTTCCTGGAGCGACGCATGCCCGCCCGTCTCCAGCGCCTGGAGGACGCAGGCGATGCGCTCGAGGATCTGCGGGACATGGTCGCGTAGCGCCGCCCCTTGCAGGCGCTCGGCCACCGGGAAATGCCGGGCCCGGCGCTCCCACTCTTCCAGGATGACGTGGAGGCGCCCCCGGATGAAGTCACAGAGCCGATTGCCCTCCTGGGCAGTCACCACGCCGTGTCCCGCCATGAGGACAAGGTAGAGCGCCCCAAGACCACCCACTGGCGAGCGCCCGCAGGCTTGGCCGATGAGCGAGCAAGCGCAGGTTCTGGCGTGCTACGGTGCCCGCGTGGCGCGCGAAGAGTCCATTGCGGAGCGGGTCGACCGGCTCGAGCTGCCGTTCAACGAGTTCGGCGTCGACCCGTATGGCATCTCCAAGAAACATCTCACCCTGGCGGCGTCGGCGCTCGCCGTGCTGTACCGGTACTACTTCCGGGTGCGGTGCTACGGCATCGAGCACGTGCCGCCGCGCGGCCGGGCGATGATCGTCGGCAACCACTCGGGCGGCTACGCCATCGACGGGGCCATGCTCCTCACCTCGTTGCTGCTGGAGATGGAGCCGCCCCGGCTCGGCCAGGGCATGGCGGAGAAGTTCCTCAACCGCTTCCCCGTTGCCTCCCTGTGGACCAGCCGCACCGGCCAGTTCACCGGCCTGCCCGAGCACGCCCTGCGCCTGCTCGAGGACGATCGCCTCCTCATGGTCTTCCCCGAAGGCTCACGCGGCACCGCCAAGCTCTACCGCGAGCGCTACTCACTGGTGGACTTCGGCACCGGCTTCATGCGCCTGGCCTTGCAGACGCGCACCCCCATCGTCCCCACCGCCATCCTCGGCGGCGGCACGGCCGTTCCCACGGTGGCCAACCTCTACGCGCTGGGGCGCCTGATAGGCATGCCCTACGTCCCCGTCACCCCCTACCTGCTGCCCCTGCCTCTGCCCGCGCCCATGGAGCTGCACTACGGCGAGCCGCTCACCTTCTCCGGCACCGGAGACGAGGACGATGACGTCATCAGCGGCTACGTGGAGCAGGTGAAGGCCCGCGTGGCCGAGCTCATCGAGCGCGGGCGCGAGCTGCGCCACCGGAGGCGGACGCAATGAAGGTCCTCATCCTCGGTATCGCGGGAGGCATCGCCCGAAAGCTGGCCACGCGGCTGCTCGACTCCGGGCACGAAGTGCTGGGCATCGACGTGCGCCCCTGGTCCAGCGTCCCCAAGGGCATCGAGTTCCACCAGGTGGACGTGCGCAAGCGCGCCGCGGAGGACGTCTTCCGCCGCCGACGCCCGGACGCCGTCATCCACATGGCCACCGTCACCGCCCTCACCGTGAGTGGCGGCGAGCGCGGCCGCATCAACCTGGATGGCACGAAGGCCGTCTTCGATCACTGCCGGGACTACGGTGTGAAGCAGGTGCTCTTCGTCGGCCGCCATACCTTCTATGGCGCCGCGCCGGACTCGCCGCTCTACCACTCCGAGGACGAGCCCCCTCGCGCCCTGGAGAAGGTGCCCGAGCTGGCCGACCTCGTCGCCGCTGACCTCTACGCGGCCACCGCGCTCTGGCGCATGCCCGAGATGACCACCGCCGTGCTGCGCCTCGTCTACACGCTGGGTGCTCCCGGCACCGGGACGCTCGCGAGCTTCTTGCGCGGCAAGCGGGTGCCCATGGTGCTCGGGTACGATCCGCTCTTCCACGTCCTCCAGGAGGAGGATGTCGTCACCGCGCTCCAGCTCGCGCTGGAGAAGCGCCTGCGCGGCATCTTCAATGTGGCGGGTCCTCCGCCCATCCCCTTCTCCGTCATTATCCGGGAGACAGGCCGCACACCGGTGCCGCTGCCCGGCCCGTTGCTCGCACGGCTCGTGGGCCGGTTCGGGCTGCCTCGCACCTCGCAGGGCGCGCTGGCCCACATCCAGTATCCCATCGTCGTGGACAACCGCCGCTTCCGTGAGGCCACCGGCTTCCGCTACGCCTTCGACGAAGGCCGGATTCTCCGCATCTTCCGCGAGGCCTCTCCGCCTCCCGGCTCGGCAAGGTGAGTCACACTGGGAGTGCGGCTGGAGCCCCTTGGCAGACCTTGGCCGTCGCGGCGAAGATCGCGCGCCATGATTATCCAGGACCCGGCGGGCCTCCTGCAGCGCATCCCGGAGCTGAAGCCTCTGTGCGAGGACCCCGGTGTGCGCCGCGCGGTGGAGCGCGGTGACCCGTTCCGGCTCTACCGCACGCTGCGCTGGGCCCGGTGGATGGGGCGGCTGCGCTCGCACCGCGAGGTCATCGACATCCTGCTCCGCCATCGGCGGCTCTTCGCGCGCCCCCTCAAGAGCAACCCCATGCTGGGCACCGTGAATGGCTTCGGGGCCTCGCTGCTCGGCAGCGCGGAGAAGGATGAGCAAGACGGCACGTGCATCGCCACCCACTGTGTCGTCGCGCTCTTCGCCATCCCCCTGCTGCCCTTGGGTGCCTATGTGGTGCGCCCCGGCCAGGGCAGCGGCGCCTTCAACCGCTCGTGGACACTCTTCGCCCGTGTGCCGCTGGGCCCGCTGCCCTGGCTCTGGAGCCGGGCCCTGGCGCTCGGGGTGATGGCGCTGGTGGTGCTCGGCGCGGCGCAGGCCTTCCAAGCCTCGCGCTACCAGGATGTCCGGCTGATCAACGGCTTCCCTCAGCCCGTCAGCGTGGAGCTCGGAGGCAAGAAGGCCGTCGTCCCGGCGAGCGGGATGACCCTCCTCCCCCAGGTCCCCACCGGCCACCAGAAGGGCCGCGCGGCGACCCAGGACGGCGTCGAGATCGACACGGTCGAGCTGGAGGTGGCCTCGGGCTTCGATGTGCTCGCCTGGAACATCGCGGGCGCGACACCCGTGTTCCTGGAGACCGTCGTCTACGGACCGGACTCGAAGAACAACGCACCGACGGGCTATGAGCCGCAGCTCTACTGCGGCCAAAAGGTCCTCACGCTCCGCGATGTGGACCACGTCTTCAGCGAGCCGCCCTCGTCGCTGCGCCTCTCCGAGTCCCAGCGCTACGCCACCCGCTCCCACGTCGGCATCCTGCCGCAGGACCTCAGCGGCCCGCCCGTGTGCCTCAGCCTGCTCATAGCGCAGGACCGCTACGCCGAGGCCGTGCCGCTCCTCGAGCTGTACGCTCGCCTGGCGGGCTGGGAGCGAGGGTCCGCCACCCGCGCCATTGCCATCGCCCTGATGCACAGCCCCGAGGAGGCGGTGCGGATTGCCAAGCTGGCGCTCGCGGTTCATCCAGAGGACGCCGAACTGCACCGCATCTACCAGTGGGCGGCGGAGCGCATGGGCCAGCATGAGGCCCTGGTCCAGGAGTACCGCGCCCGCGCCGAGGCTCAGCCGGACTCCGCGACCGCCCAGTACCTCTCCGTGCGGCTCCAGCGGGGTTCCGAGGGCACCGCCGCCATGGAGCAGCTCGCGCAGCGCTTCCCCCAGGAGCCGCTCATTCTCAGAGCGGTCGTCTACAGCCGCTGGCGTACCGGGGACTGGAAGGGCACGGCAAAGGCCTGGGAGACTCTGCGGGGACTCGACACCGAGGGTGCCGCCACCCTGGCCGAAGCCGAGGCCACGGCGCTGGTGGCCCAGGGACGGCGCGCCGAGGCGCTGGCGCAGCTGAAGAAGCTCTTCGCGGAGGCGGACCCAAGCAGCCGCGCCGAGGCCGCCGAGGTCTACGCGCGGGTCGCCCACGGTGAGAAGGGCGTCGACCCCGAGGAGCTCATCGCGGTGCTCGAGGCGGAGGGGGGTCAGCAGGAGGAGGAGTCATCGAAGCGGTGGGAGCTCCGCGCGCGAGCGGGGCTGATCCCCGAGGACGCACCCGACATGCCGATGCTGCGCTTCATGTCCTCCGTAGGCCGCGATCCCAAGGCGGCCGTGGACATGGCCCCCCAGTTGAAACCCGCGCTGCTCCGAGCGCTCGGTGGAGCGGGCTGGGCGTTGGCCTACGGCGAAGCGGTGCGCACCGGCGCGACGGAGCCCGAGCAGGCCCTGGCCAAGGCGTACCTGCTGGAGCCACACAGCCTGGAGGTGTTCCGCCAGTTCGTGCGCGGAGAGAGCGTCTCCCTCGAAGCGGCCGAGCTGACACCGGAGTTTCGCGCCGCAGCCTATCTCGTGCGCTCACGCAACACGGCCCTGCCCTCGGAGGAGCGGCGGCGCTTGGTGGAACTGGCCCGGCGCGATGATCTGCTCCACAGTCCTGTCAGCGAGGCGATCGCATCATGGGCACCGTGACTTCTCCGAGCACTCCGCGGCGGGCGCTGCTGACGCTCGTGCTCTGGGCCGGCTTCTGGATATTGGGGCTCGCGGTGGTCGCCGCGCTCGCGTGGGTGCCCATCGCCGAGAGCCTCTACTCGGGCGGACTGGGGTGGGCGGGCATCTTCTCCGCCGCGGGCGCGCTCACCGTGCTCTGGGCGCTGCGGCCCCGCTGGTCGTTCCAGAAGCATCAGCAGGACGACGTGGAGTACCTGTCCCCGGAGCGCTTCCCCGCCCTGCACGCGCTGGTCGAGGACGTGGCCAAGCGCGTGGGCTCGCGGGTGCCGCGCAAGGTGTACCTGGCGGATCAGACCACCGCCTTCATCACCATGCAGCGGCGCTGGCTCGGCCTGCGGCGCGAGGCCATCGTCGGGGTGGGCTTCCCGCTGTTCGCCATCCTCTCGCGCGAGGAGCTGGCCGCCGTGCTCGCGCACGAGTTCGGCCACCACACGGGCGGAGACCTGACGCTCGGCCCGTGGGTGTACCGCACGCGATCCGCCATCGCCTCGGCGGTGGACACGCTGGAGGACTCGGCCTTCTTCCTGGACGTACCCTTCCGCCTCTACGGCCAGATGTTCCTCCGGGTGTCGGGCGCCGTGTCCCGACAGCAGGAGCTGGCCGCGGACGCCCTGTCGGCCAAGACGTGCGGGGCCGACGCCGCCGCTCGCGCGCTCCACAAGGTGCACGTGCTGGCGCCGCTGTGGAGCGCCTACCTGCACCACGACGTCATCCCGATCATCGAGAAGAGCGTGCGCGTCCCCTTGCTGGACGGATTCAAGACCTTCCTCCAGGAGAAGACCTGGCGCGCGGAGATCACCCATGACATCGAGGAGGAACTCCGCCGCCCGCCGTCACCCTGGGACTCGCACCCTCCCTTCGAGGAGCGGCTGAGCTCGCTGGGCCACGAGGGCCCCCGCGAGGGAGAGCCCCTGCCGCTCCAGGAGTTCGAGGCCGGAGGCTGCATCGATCTGCTCGGGGGCGCAGCCGCCGCGGAGGAGGTCTTCTACGAGCAGAAGACGCGCGGCAGCTTGGTCCACCTGAAGTGGGAGGAGCTGGGCGAGAAGATCCTCCTACCGGAGATCTCCAAGCACCTCACGGGTGGTGCGCTGGATCCACGCCGCACGCCGCTGACCTCCCTGCCGGAGCTGCTGCGCGAGGGCTCCACGCTCTGGGACCGGGTGCGGCCCCCGGGGCTGGACATCCTCTCTCCCGAGGCGAAGCGCCTGCGTGCCCGTCAGGTGCTGGTGCAGTGGCTGGCCGCGGCGTTGGTCGAGCGCGGCTTCGTGGCGGAGCTCCGTCCGGGCATGCACCTGCGGCTTCAGCACGAGGGCCACTTCGTGGAGCCCGCCTCCGTGGTGGACTGGCTCTCCAAGGGCGTGTGGACGGACGAGCAGTACCGCACCTGGAGCAGCCTCATCGAGCAGCTCTGAGGCCGGAGTGGGCTGGCGGACACGGTCCCCCACGGGCAGACTCGCGTCCACTTCGGATCCACCCCGCCTGCTCGGAGCTGAGCCATGTCCACCTCCACCCGAGAAGCCCTCCCCGAGCCCCTGACGGGCACGCCCTCGTTCCTCCTGTTCGGCGCGTGGGAGGCGGGAGGCGCGACATACGAGGTCGCCAGCCGCAGCCGGCTCGACACGCGCCAGGTCATCCCCTACTTCGAGCACGCGGGCCAGCTGCACGTGGGTGTGCTCCAGCGCCGCCGTGCCTCCCGGGCGGTGCGCGGAGCCCCCTTGGTGGGGCTGGAGCCCGTGGGCATCGACTTCGCGGGCGTGGACGAGACCGGGGACATCCTCGAGTACGGCCGATCCGTCTTCAACGCGCGCACCCACGTCACCTTGGACGAGCGGCGCCTCAAGATTCCCCTGCCCACCTACGCGCGCTCCATCGGCTACCTCACCGAGCTGGCACTGCCCCTCTTCGTCGCAGTGAACCCACCTCTGTCAGCGGACATTGACGTGGAGTGGGATGGCGCGCGCCACCGTCTCCTCTTCCGCCCCGTGCAGGCGCTCCTCCAGGAGCTGGAGTCCGGCGCCCATGCCCACAGTGAGGACCTCGTCCTGCTGCTGCGCGGCCTCGTGGGACCGAAGGCTGCTTCCCGGAGCGCTCCTGCGGAGGACTCTCCCGGCGCCCAGGCCCTGCTGTCACGCGCGGACGAGCGCGTCTGGGATGCGGCCCGGCTCGCACACTTCGCTGAGCGAGGGCTCGATGCGGAGACAGCCGCCGGGTTCCGGAGACGAGGATCTCCCACGGGCGCGGACCTGCGCTTCCTCCGCGCTCACCGCGTCCACCTGGATGGCCAGTGGTGGGAAGTCGTCACGCCTGGCACGGGCCAGTCCGTCGTGGTCCTCCCCTTCGTGCGCCACGGCGGCGAGACGTACTTCCTGCTCTGGTCCGAGATCCGCCCCGCCGTGCTGGAGCGTCGCCTGCTCCAGCCGCTGTACGACGTGCCCATCCACCCCCGCTACGGGAACGCCACGGGCTTCTTCCTCTCCGAGACCGAGGCCCGGGCGCTGGAGTCCAACACGGCACTCCCGGGGCTGGTGGAGCGGAGGCTGAGCGCGGCGCTTGGCCAGCCCGTGGGCGTGCGCTCGCTCCAGCGGCTCGGGCCCGGCGCGGAACCCGCCCCCACCGTGAGCAGCGAGGTGCGCCATCGCGTCGCCTGTGAGCTGGACGTGTCGCGGCTCCAGGAGCTGCCGGAGGATGTGTTCCTCATCCGTGCCCCCGAGCTGGCGCGCGCGGTGGCCGAGGGCCGGGTGCGCGATCCGATCATCGTCTCCGGGCTGCTCTCGATGGGCGGGGAGCTGGGCCTGGACCCCTTCCGCGAAGCCCGCACCGCACCGGTGGAGGCCCGGAACGCATTCCTCGAGACGATGACGCACGGCTCGACGGTGCAGCGGCGCCTGCAGAGCTACTCCTCCATCGAACAGGAGCAGCTCGAGGCTCCCACCTACGCGCGGCTGATGACGCTGCTGCAGCACGAGTACGGCGTGCGCGTGGCCTATCCGCAGAACGAGGCGGACCGATCCTTCTTCAAGGCCGCCTTCCGCGTCTTCATGGCCGCCGATCGCGGCGAGAACCGGGCGCTCCAGGGGCTGCACTGGTCCCATGACGCGTTCCACTTCTCGCTGGGCAACTACACGCTCCCCGGCCCCGTGGACTTCGAGCGCTGGTATGTGGAGGGCGAGCCCATCCCGCCCACTCCACCGGCCGAGGGCCCCGTGTGGGAGCAGTACGCCCGCGCGCTGAAGGCCGCAGAAGACGAGGCCACCTTCTTCAGCTTCTGGACGCTGTACCACGAGAAGTTCTCGCTGAGCCGGTACGTGAGCTCGCTCACCTACTACGCGGCGCTGCGGGACATGGGCATCACGGATCGCCCGACGAGCCGGGCCATCTTCGACGCGGTGACGAGCCGCGCGGAGATCCCACCCGAGGTGGAGCGCAACGAGGTGTACCGGAGCCGCAAGGAGGTGCGGGATCTCTTCGAGTACATGCGCGGCTTCCGCGACTACCACCTGAAGGACATCAAAGAGGCCTGGAAGTACGCCACGCGCGACATCTACCGGGGCTCCTTCCTGCGCTTCAGGCTCTATTCAGGAGACGCCGACTCGTACGTGCGCGGCGTGAAGGCCTTCCAGTCCCGGCTGGACGCATACCCACCGGGCCTCAACCCGCTGCTCGCCCAGTGCGCGGACGTCCGCGTGGCGCTGGCGCTGCGTGTGTTCGATGGCACCAAGGCGCTGCGCCTGGTCCGCAAGGCCCTGGGGGGCGCGGGCGAGACCCACCGGCAGCGCCGGAGTGACTTCCTGCACAGCGTGGCCGAGCCTTACTTCACGGAGCTGGAGGCGCAGCAACGCGCACTGGAGGCGCTCCGGGCCCGGCTGACAAACGCGGAGATGGTGCCGCTCAACGAGCGGCTCCACGCGGACATCCAGGCCCTGGCCGCCACAGTGGAAGCGCTGCGCGGCCGGCTCTGGGATCAGGTGGCTCAGACGGGCCTGCTCTCCGCCGAGGCCGTCGCCGCCGAGCGCGTCCGCGAGCTGCCGCGCTGATCAGCGCCCGTTCCCTCCGGGCGTGGAGTCCTTGCTGAACCCGAGCCCCTCGGACACCTCGGGGACACTCAGCTGGCGCCACGCTCCCAGGGGCACATCCAGCGCCACGCTCCCCACCGCCTCGCGGTGCAGGGCCTTCACCGGGTGCCCCACCGCCGCGAGCATGCGCTTCACCTGGTGGTGACGGCCCTCGGTGAGCACCAGCTCCACCCGCTCCGGCCCGAGCAGCCGCGCTCCGGCGGGGCGCGTGGGCCCGTCATCCAGCACCAGTCCCTCTCGGAGCCGCCGAAGGGCCTCCTCCGAGGGCCGCCCCGCCACCTCCGCCACGTAGCGCTTGGGCAAGTGCGTCTCCGGGGAAGTGCCGTGCTGCACCACCTGCTCGTCATTGGTGAAGAGCAGAAGGCCCGTGGTGTCGCGGTCCAACCTGCCGATGGCGTACCACTCGAAGCCCTGCAGCTCCGCGGGCAGAACGGCGCGCAGCCGGTCGAACACCGTCCCCACGCCCTCAGGATCCGTCCCCGCGACGATGACTCCTGCGGGCTTGTGGAACATCAGCACGAGCAACGGAGCATCCAGGCTCCGCACCTGCCCATCCACGCGGACCTCCACCTCCGGGTGCACCGGCGCGAAGGGCTCCCGCTCCACCCGGCCGCCCACCTCCACCCGGCCGTCCCGGATCGCCCGCTCCGCCTCGACGCGAGGCATCACGCCCGCCCGGCCGAGCGCACGCGCCAGCCAGTCTGCCCTCCCTGCAGGAGGAGGCGCGCCTTGGCGCAGCCGTGCCGCCTCCAGCCATCGCGGTGTCTTCTTCCGAGCCAAGGTCTTCCTCGTCTCCCCCCATTTATTCCCCTTGGAGGGCTCGCGTACACCTCCAGCTTTCATTCCCTCGGCGGCGCCTTCGTTCTCTGCCGCCTGCTCCGCGGCCAGTGCGCCGCTCAAAGCAGGCAGGGTCATTGCCGTGCCTAGCTTTCCCTCATGTGCGCCGTGCATGCGGCCGGAAGCCGCCCGGCGGCAGGCGTCATTCACAGGAGGAAACATGGCCAGCGTCATCGAGGGCAGTGGAATCCAGGACTCGAGCTTCGTGAACACGAAGGGCACGAAGGAGCAGGGGAAGCGCCTCGCCGGCGTCACCCGAGAGCGCGTCTACCAGCAGGTGGACAGCAAGAAGGGCGAAGTCCTCCAGCGCCTCCACGGGCTGGCTGACACGCTTCAAGGCGCGGGCAAGGAAGGCAACCTCGGCGCTGCCCAGTCCCTGGTGGACAGCGCCGCCCAGGTCATCCACCGCGTGTCCGACCGGCTGGAGCGAGGCTCCACCGAGGAGCTGGTA
This genomic window contains:
- a CDS encoding VOC family protein → MHHSRFCALVIDCKVEDIDAAATFWSQAFGRPVNTPPPDAGPYRDLAVSQDEPMILLQKVDHDSRVHLDIETDDIEAEVKRLEALGAKRVAFVKRWWVMEAPTGQRFCVVRPQRGPLNAQNANVWNDAATTP
- a CDS encoding GAF domain-containing protein, with protein sequence MAGHGVVTAQEGNRLCDFIRGRLHVILEEWERRARHFPVAERLQGAALRDHVPQILERIACVLQALETGGHASLQELPDRHALERLDEGYDLRTATEELSALRDTILGLWEQEVSGVLAVREVRELDRAIDEVISASAARFALARERTLRALDRVSSAALGTGKLDTFLPQLMTVLLETVAAVDSVAIFLQDAEDVLRVRAAIGLEEEVQARQPVRVGEGFTGTVAARKEPLLLRDASRDPLGRGSRLRSKGIHALYGVPLLHEGQMIGVAQMGSRTAFDFSEDDQQLLRTMAQRATSLIIQAQLMERLVEDIHQRQEAERAQALLVEAGAVLAQSLDVDTTLKSIALLAVTHLSDYCMLDLLREDGQLHRVEVQAREPARRELIHSAMAYAPRRGASSPVARVFETGIPHVADITPEWLDSVAQCPEHRAMLEALEPRSSVILPLKARGRTLGVLNLASLEPGRMSRASSIAVAQGLADRAAIAIDNARLYQEAREAVKVREDVVAIVSHDLRNPLNAISLSASTLIKREELDVRTAKAATRIYAAADRAHRLIRDLLDFTQARVGGIPLTPRKVSPGELVRQVVEELQSAFPERHLELRVEAEGALDVDPDRLAQVLANLLGNAVQHSPAGTPVKVDVRGEEEGVLVAVHNEGAPISAAQLPVLFEPFHRGREARTGTGSLGLGLFISRQIVQAHQGRIEVRSESGEGTTFTVWLPRHSRHSRSGH
- a CDS encoding 1-acyl-sn-glycerol-3-phosphate acyltransferase: MSEQAQVLACYGARVAREESIAERVDRLELPFNEFGVDPYGISKKHLTLAASALAVLYRYYFRVRCYGIEHVPPRGRAMIVGNHSGGYAIDGAMLLTSLLLEMEPPRLGQGMAEKFLNRFPVASLWTSRTGQFTGLPEHALRLLEDDRLLMVFPEGSRGTAKLYRERYSLVDFGTGFMRLALQTRTPIVPTAILGGGTAVPTVANLYALGRLIGMPYVPVTPYLLPLPLPAPMELHYGEPLTFSGTGDEDDDVISGYVEQVKARVAELIERGRELRHRRRTQ
- a CDS encoding SDR family oxidoreductase codes for the protein MKVLILGIAGGIARKLATRLLDSGHEVLGIDVRPWSSVPKGIEFHQVDVRKRAAEDVFRRRRPDAVIHMATVTALTVSGGERGRINLDGTKAVFDHCRDYGVKQVLFVGRHTFYGAAPDSPLYHSEDEPPRALEKVPELADLVAADLYAATALWRMPEMTTAVLRLVYTLGAPGTGTLASFLRGKRVPMVLGYDPLFHVLQEEDVVTALQLALEKRLRGIFNVAGPPPIPFSVIIRETGRTPVPLPGPLLARLVGRFGLPRTSQGALAHIQYPIVVDNRRFREATGFRYAFDEGRILRIFREASPPPGSAR
- a CDS encoding M48 family metallopeptidase, with translation MGTVTSPSTPRRALLTLVLWAGFWILGLAVVAALAWVPIAESLYSGGLGWAGIFSAAGALTVLWALRPRWSFQKHQQDDVEYLSPERFPALHALVEDVAKRVGSRVPRKVYLADQTTAFITMQRRWLGLRREAIVGVGFPLFAILSREELAAVLAHEFGHHTGGDLTLGPWVYRTRSAIASAVDTLEDSAFFLDVPFRLYGQMFLRVSGAVSRQQELAADALSAKTCGADAAARALHKVHVLAPLWSAYLHHDVIPIIEKSVRVPLLDGFKTFLQEKTWRAEITHDIEEELRRPPSPWDSHPPFEERLSSLGHEGPREGEPLPLQEFEAGGCIDLLGGAAAAEEVFYEQKTRGSLVHLKWEELGEKILLPEISKHLTGGALDPRRTPLTSLPELLREGSTLWDRVRPPGLDILSPEAKRLRARQVLVQWLAAALVERGFVAELRPGMHLRLQHEGHFVEPASVVDWLSKGVWTDEQYRTWSSLIEQL
- a CDS encoding pseudouridine synthase, with product MARKKTPRWLEAARLRQGAPPPAGRADWLARALGRAGVMPRVEAERAIRDGRVEVGGRVEREPFAPVHPEVEVRVDGQVRSLDAPLLVLMFHKPAGVIVAGTDPEGVGTVFDRLRAVLPAELQGFEWYAIGRLDRDTTGLLLFTNDEQVVQHGTSPETHLPKRYVAEVAGRPSEEALRRLREGLVLDDGPTRPAGARLLGPERVELVLTEGRHHQVKRMLAAVGHPVKALHREAVGSVALDVPLGAWRQLSVPEVSEGLGFSKDSTPGGNGR